A single Primulina eburnea isolate SZY01 chromosome 11, ASM2296580v1, whole genome shotgun sequence DNA region contains:
- the LOC140804458 gene encoding uncharacterized protein, producing the protein MFPHIPKPSSKATSKHSIAMEPGGDSPPIWSPPSTLFVPVRRRSRLSSFLNPVTLTIAFSVLIFIIFFLLPPTLSRNNQALKPDSSVKKRWNSINILLVLFAVLCGVFARRNEESSSSDGAETVQTAYEFVNSGRPSVSGGFWLEYPDRKLYDKTSDYMNTGGNRLRRSSSSYPDLRRESLWGSDGEKLKYFDDFEVDFHLPPGNSHRHVRQTHDVEKDVVAETPVREIPVDKFELKNSVPPPPTQPITQVPQPPPPPVKRKRSVHSVPRQYNVERGGRKVEFNETRSSIPPPSKTPLPPSELKFHPLAERREKIQRKKSGTTNEIATAIVSLYQGTQTNRKKKVKSRDIFESVAQNPSPPTVPASSSIPPVPPPPPPPPSSKKVLQNFFRKSSKSKRVHSVSTAYPPPPPPPPPPPSSIFNSIFKTGSKSKRFQLTSASSPPPPPPPPPPPSSIFNSLFKNGTKSRHLKYIETQPPPPLPPTQRSRPKISPENTGKPPKPTKPSASHHESVVIAPASPLIHMPPPPPPPPPPFRMPEMKFIVKGDFVRIRSTDSSPGREDHDVVSVKSDCGDSIGPSFTCPSPDVDSKADTFISKRRDEWRLEKINYFNEPRNTGSWSAGLG; encoded by the coding sequence ATGTTTCCACACATACCAAAACCATCGTCAAAAGCAACAAGCAAACACTCCATTGCCATGGAACCCGGTGGAGACTCGCCACCCATCTGGTCTCCCCCTTCCACTCTCTTCGTCCCCGTCCGCCGCCGAAGCCGCCTGTCTTCGTTCCTTAATCCGGTGACTCTTACAATAGCCTTCTCCGTCCTCATATTCATCATCTTCTTTTTACTCCCTCCAACTCTGTCACGCAATAACCAGGCTCTTAAACCCGATAGCTCCGTTAAGAAGAGATGGAATTCCATTAACATCTTATTGGTGTTATTTGCTGTTCTTTGTGGTGTTTTTGCCCGAAGAAACGAGGAAAGTTCATCCTCCGATGGTGCAGAGACTGTGCAAACTGCTTACGAATTTGTAAACAGTGGGAGGCCATCTGTTTCAGGTGGTTTTTGGTTAGAATATCCCGATCGGAAACTTTACGATAAAACGAGTGATTATATGAATACAGGTGGTAACAGATTGAGAAGGAGCAGCAGTTCTTATCCCGATCTCAGGCGAGAGTCACTGTGGGGAAGTGATGGTGAAAAGTTGAAGTATTTTGATGATTTTGAGGTTGATTTTCACCTCCCGCCGGGAAACTCCCACCGCCATGTGAGGCAGACTCATGATGTGGAGAAGGATGTTGTTGCTGAGACCCCTGTCAGGGAGATTCCAGTGGACAAATTTGAACTCAAGAATTCCGTCCCGCCACCACCGACACAGCCTATAACGCAGGTGCCTCAGCCTCCTCCGCCACCGGTGAAAAGAAAACGATCTGTTCATAGCGTCCCAAGACAATATAATGTTGAAAGGGGAGGACGCAAAGTTGAGTTTAATGAAACAAGATCTTCAATACCTCCTCCATCAAAAACACCACTGCCGCCGTCCGAACTAAAATTTCATCCTCTGGCTGAAAGGCGTGAAAAGATCCAAAGGAAAAAGAGTGGAACAACCAACGAAATTGCGACAGCTATAGTTTCACTCTACCAGGGTACTCAGACAAATAGGAAGAAGAAAGTGAAAAGCAGAGATATTTTCGAAAGCGTCGCTCAAAATCCTTCTCCACCAACCGTACCAGCTTCATCGTCAATTCCGCCGGTCCCTCCGCCTCCGCCACCACCACCTTCGTCTAAAAAAGTACTGCAGAACTTTTTCAGGAAGAGTAGCAAAAGCAAACGCGTCCATTCTGTTTCCACCGCTTACCCACCACCTCCACCCCCGCCGCCGCCTCCTCCAAGCTCAATTTTTAACAGCATTTTCAAAACAGGGAGCAAAAGTAAGCGATTTCAATTGACATCAGCATCGTCGCCGCCCCCTCCGCCGCCACCTCCACCACCCCcttcttcaatattcaattcCTTATTCAAGAACGGAACCAAAAGTCGACATCTCAAGTATATAGAAACCCAACCACCGCCACCTCTTCCACCAACACAAAGAAGCCGCCCGAAGATCAGCCCTGAAAACACCGGTAAACCACCGAAACCCACAAAACCATCCGCTTCTCACCACGAGAGTGTGGTTATTGCGCCAGCGTCGCCATTGATCCATATgccaccacctccacctccaccaccaccaccgttCAGAATGCCAGAAATGAAATTCATCGTTAAGGGAGATTTTGTTAGGATACGCAGCACTGACAGCTCCCCGGGACGGGAAGATCACGACGTCGTGTCGGTGAAATCGGACTGTGGAGATTCAATCGGGCCCTCATTTACTTGCCCCAGCCCTGACGTGGACTCGAAGGCCGACACTTTCATTTCGAAGCGCCGGGATGAGTGGAGGTTGGAGAAAATAAACTACTTCAATGAGCCGCGGAATACGGGCTCTTGGTCCGCCGGACTCGGCTGA
- the LOC140804722 gene encoding protein Brevis radix-like 4, with product MLTCVARSKQSSDESPVDHKSEKPDAAPDKQMIKTLSSQVRSMALKASGAYRHCAPCASEKEAHLRRETSFLSSGSDLLRSEKFQWSYRRTESYNSSTTAGRRELESRLKGISNGDGTPVSTSRRQVDTVVFVEESEPKEWVAQVELGVFITFVSLPPGGNDLKQIRFSRETFNKWQAQRWWMENCEKVMELYNVPRLNREAFPLPTTPRSEDDGSSKIESFEERPLTPPLGREPLPPTLFRPTGGGMTCFSSDSLDHQSKLSHSNYDACDAASTPKPISSIGGAKTVTSSVDASIRTSSSPDVDRSGEISISNASDLESGWVEQDEPGVYITIRALPDGKRELRRVRFSREKFGEVHARLWWEENRARIHKQYL from the exons ATGCTTACCTGCGTAGCACGTTCGAAGCAGTCGAGCGATGAATCGCCCGTCGATCATAAGTCTGAAAAGCCCGATGCCGCTCCTGACAAACAGATGATTAAGACCCTCTCTTCTCAG GTCAGGAGTATGGCATTGAAGGCCTCGGGTGCTTATCGGCACTGCGCGCCATGCGCGAGTGAGAAGGAGGCGCATCTGAGGAGAGAAACGAGTTTCCTAAGCAGCGGGTCTGACTTGCTGAGGTCGGAGAAATTCCAGTGGTCATACCGGCGGACGGAGAGTTATAATTCGAGCACCACTGCTGGGAGAAGGGAGCTGGAATCTAGGCTGAAGGGGATATCTAACGGGGACGGGACACCGGTGTCGACGAGCCGCCGGCAAGTCGACACAGTGGTGTTTGTGGAAGAAAGCGAGCCGAAGGAGTGGGTGGCTCAGGTGGAACTCGGAGTTTTTATTACGTTTGTGTCCTTGCCACCTGGCGGCAATGATCTTAAGCAGATTCGATTCAG CCGAGAAACattcaacaaatggcaagctCAACGGTGGTGGATGGAGAATTGTGAAAAAGTGATGGAACTTTACAATGTACCGAGGTTAAACCGCGAAGCATTCCCTCTGCCAACAACTCCAAGATCTGAAGACGATGGAAGTTCAAAGATTGAATCTTTCGAAGAAAGACCATTGACACCACCATTAGGTAGAGAACCACTTCCTCCTACGCTTTTCCGACCAACTGGAGGGGGAATGACATGCTTCTCATCAGATTCACTTGACCATCAATCGAAGCTTTCTCATTCTAACTATGATGCTTGTGATGCTGCCTCGACTCCTAAACCGATCTCAAGTATTGGTGGTGCTAAAACAGTGACGTCGTCCGTAGATGCCTCCATAAGAACCAGCTCCTCTCCAGATGTTGATCGCTCTGGAGAGATATCAATAAGTAATGCCAGTGATCTAGAAAGTGGATGGGTTGAACAAGATGAGCCAGGTGTGTATATTACCATCAGAGCGTTGCCTGATGGTAAACGAGAACTCAGACGGGTGAGATTCAG TCGAGAGAAATTTGGGGAGGTGCATGCAAGATTGTGGTGGGAAGAGAACAGAGCAAGGATACACAAGCAGTACCTGTGA
- the LOC140804461 gene encoding RING-H2 finger protein ATL1-like, whose protein sequence is MGDHPPSPHLMPPPSALSKSNMPILYYGLVVVGTAAVVLALYNLVVLKWCTDLSTDRYSRDRQRAMITGRSSSRRYQNINLDSVFSFKYKNGVAGQDMRNESECAVCLSVFEEGEEVRQLPICKHSFHAPCIDMWLYSHMNCPICRCPVAPPQVLQRSAAMGQLEQSPSMMVPADIQRLAATELPFHPPHGLQDRGILV, encoded by the coding sequence ATGGGAGACCACCCTCCGAGCCCCCATCTAATGCCGCCGCCATCTGCCTTATCAAAATCAAACATGCCAATTTTGTACTACGGCCTAGTTGTGGTCGGAACGGCTGCAGTTGTGCTTGCGCTTTATAATCTAGTAGTCTTAAAATGGTGCACAGATTTAAGCACCGACAGGTACTCCCGCGACCGCCAACGGGCAATGATCACTGGTCGGAGCTCGAGTAGGAGATATCAAAATATTAATTTGGACTCGGTTTTCAGCTTCAAGTACAAGAACGGGGTGGCGGGGCAAGATATGAGAAACGAGTCAGAATGTGCTGTTTGTCTGTCAGTTTTCGAAGAAGGCGAGGAAGTTAGGCAGCTACCGATTTGTAAGCACTCATTTCATGCCCCTTGTATTGACATGTGGCTCTATTCCCATATGAATTGTCCAATTTGTCGCTGCCCGGTGGCGCCACCACAAGTTCTCCAGCGGAGTGCCGCCATGGGCCAGCTGGAGCAGTCTCCTTCAATGATGGTGCCAGCAGATATCCAGCGGCTTGCTGCCACCGAATTGCCGTTTCACCCTCCTCATGGATTGCAGGATCGAGGCATTTTAGTTTAG
- the LOC140804302 gene encoding mechanosensitive ion channel protein 10-like, with the protein MESGMALKDKGVNYDVVVEIQNPGTEETSRKSADFQRNGVSESKEDLPRAQKNLVPPPDFSAKPPLGPAIRQRSLSKSAYSKPKSRIVEPPHTSKTKPVEENVQTAPPAKSPHILSPKVASPSVKVNPGTPKASAPITPKTPLMAAAGGNDDEDDDDKVYEAETFKNLKAKRGKKVKFLILIEWIAFVSLITILITSLTVNKLKGLEIWGLKLWRWCVLVSVIFCGRLFTGWFTNTLVFLIEKNFLLKKKVLYFIFALKKSFRVVIWLALILLAWGLLFNRGVKRSHDATKILNHITRGIVSTLVAAVLWMGKTLLVKLVASSFHVRTYFDRIQESIFHQYILEALSRAPTFDSAVNDDNSRLSCQLSFNSVKTGKQEKGEVINVDKLYKIRREKVSAWTMGGLIKVISSSGLTTVSELIDDSLEEERGESKEITSEVGARAAAKRIFRNVAKHDHKYIEQDDLLLFMPKEEVDNAFPLFEGAAETGRITKSSFRNWVVKAYNERKCLAVSLKDAKTAIEELNKIASGIILIVIIIVWLLLMEITTNKVLIFISSQMLLVVFMFGNTAKMVFEAMIFVFVMHPFDVGDRCVVDGVQMVVDEMNILTTIFLKPDNEKIYYPNSVLATKPISNFNRSPEMGDSVDFAVDFSTSVEKISEMKDKIKAYLESKPQQWHPNFSVQLKEIVDVHKLNMALYVNHTMNFQNSGERGNRKSDLVFELKRIFEELGITYRLLPQGVQVSYA; encoded by the exons ATGGAAAGTGGAATGGCATTGAAAGACAAGGGGGTGAATTACGATGTTGTTGTCGAGATTCAGAATCCGGGCACTGAGGAAACTTCAAGAAAAAGTGCTGATTTTCAAagaaatggtgtttctgaatcCAAGGAGGATTTACCTAGAGCACAGAAGAACTTAGTTCCACCTCCAGATTTCTCTGCAAAACCACCCCTTGGACCTGCTATCAGGCAAAGATCTCTTTCAAAATCAGCTTACTCTAAGCCAAAGTCAAGAATAGTGGAGCCTCCACATACAAGCAAAACGAAGCCAGTTGAAGAAAATGTTCAAACTGCTCCTCCCGCAAAGTCACCTCACATACTTTCGCCTAAAGTTGCTTCGCCTTCTGTAAAAGTTAATCCTGGTACTCCAAAAGCATCTGCTCCAATTACGCCAAAAACACCTCTAATGGCGGCTGCTGGAGGAAACGATGACGAGGATGACGATGATAAGGTATACGAAGCTGAAACCTTTAAGAATCTCAAAGCTAAGCGTGGTAAGAAAGTGAAATTCTTGATTCTGATTGAATGGATCGCTTTTGTGTCCCTaattactattttaattacgagCTTAACCGTTAACAAGTTGAAGGGCCTTGAGATTTGGGGTTTGAAATTGTGGAGATGGTGTGTTTTGGTATCGGTTATCTTTTGTGGTCGTCTGTTCACTGGCTGGTTTACTAATACTCTGGTTTTCTTGATTGAAAAGAACTTTTTGCTCAAGAAAAAggttttgtattttatttttgcctTGAAAAAGAGTTTTCGTGTCGTAATTTGGTTGGCCTTGATTCTTTTAGCTTGGGGCTTGTTGTTTAATCGCGGGGTTAAAAGATCACATGACGCTACTAAGATTCTAAATCATATAACTAGAGGCATTGTGTCTACTCTTGTTGCGGCCGTTCTGTGGATGGGGAAGACACTTTTAGTAAAGTTGGTGGCTTCATCTTTTCATGTTAGAACATACTTTGATAGGATTCAAGAATCTATATTTCATCAGTACATTCTTGAGGCACTTTCGCGTGCTCCAACATTTGATAGTGCTGTGAATGACGATAATTCAAGGCTCAGCTGTCAATTGAGTTTCAATAGTGTGAAAACTGGGAAACAAGAGAAGGGTGAGGTGATTAATGTGGATAAACTTTACAAGATTAGGCGTGAGAAGGTCTCGGCTTGGACAATGGGAGGGTTGATTAAAGTTATAAGTAGTTCAGGATTGACAACTGTTTCTGAGTTAATTGACGACAGCCTTGAAGAGGAACGTGGAGAATCGAAAGAAATTACGAGTGAGGTTGGGGCAAGGGCTGCAGCTAAGCGAATATTTAGAAATGTTGCAAAACATGACCACAA GTATATTGAACAGGATGATCTTTTACTTTTCATGCCTAAAGAAGAAGTTGACAATGCATTTCCACTCTTTGAAGGAGCTGCAGAAACAGGGAGGATTACCAAATCATCCTTCAGAAATTGGGTG GTAAAGGCGTATAACGAACGAAAATGCTTAGCAGTCTCCCTAAAAGATGCCAAAACAGCTATAGAGGAGCTTAATAAGATCGCGTCAGGAATTATACTTATTGTGATAATTATAGTCTGGTTACTTTTGATGGAAATCACAACCAACAAAGTCTTGATCTTTATTTCATCTCAGATGTTACTTGTTGTATTCATGTTTGGTAACACTGCTAAAATGGTTTTTGAAGCCATGATATTCGTATTTGTGATGCACCCTTTTGATGTCGGTGATCGTTGTGTCGTTGATGGCGTGCAG ATGGTGGTTGATGAGATGAACATTTTGACCACAATCTTTCTGAAACCTGACAATGAAAAGATATACTATCCTAATTCAGTATTGGCCACCAAACCAATCAGCAATTTCAATCGGAGTCCAGAAATGGGCGATTCAGTGGACTTCGCTGTTGATTTTTCCACTTCAGTAGAGAAAATATCAGAGATGAAGGATAAAATAAAAGC ATACTTGGAGAGTAAGCCTCAACAGTGGCATCCCAATTTCAGCGTTCAGCTTAAAGAAATTGTTGATGTTCACAAGTTGAACATGGCACTTTATGTTAATCATACAATGAACTTTCAAAATTCTGGAGAAAGGGGCAATCGCAAATCTGATCTCGTTTTCGAACTTAAGAGAATATTCGAGGAGCTCGGTATTACGTACAGACTTCTGCCTCAGGGCGTGCAGGTCAGCTATGCCTGA